One Methylocaldum marinum DNA window includes the following coding sequences:
- a CDS encoding IS110 family RNA-guided transposase: MPTFYLGIDVAKAKLDCALRLPNGKFRTKVIANSQDGFATLVTWLTGPEARNVHVCMEATGVYWEDVAQCLATQGFTVSVINPAQIKAYAASRLTRTKTDAVDARLIAEFCAERHPPPWQARSEAEIALRALVLRLDALQALRTQESNRLEVARDAVRTNIQEHLNWLDQQIKSLIKTINEHIDSNPDLKGKRELLESIPGIGERTIAILLAFYAEPSRFANSRQAVAFAGLDPRRQESGTSVKTKPRLSKVGHAFLRKALYMPAMVILYKTAWGQPFKNRLALSGKPAKLIIGAMMRKLLQVAFGVLKSGKPFDPALHGT; encoded by the coding sequence ATGCCCACGTTTTATCTCGGAATTGATGTCGCCAAAGCCAAACTGGACTGCGCGTTACGCCTCCCCAACGGGAAGTTCCGAACCAAAGTCATCGCCAACTCCCAAGACGGGTTCGCCACCCTCGTCACTTGGCTCACCGGCCCAGAGGCACGGAATGTTCACGTGTGTATGGAAGCCACTGGGGTGTATTGGGAAGACGTCGCCCAGTGCTTGGCTACCCAAGGATTCACTGTCAGCGTCATCAACCCCGCCCAAATCAAAGCCTATGCCGCTTCCCGCTTAACCCGGACCAAAACCGATGCCGTTGATGCGCGCCTCATCGCCGAATTTTGCGCCGAACGCCATCCGCCTCCCTGGCAGGCGAGAAGCGAAGCCGAAATCGCCTTGCGCGCGCTCGTGTTGCGTCTGGATGCGTTGCAAGCCCTGCGGACCCAGGAAAGTAACCGCCTGGAGGTCGCCCGCGACGCGGTGCGCACCAACATTCAAGAACACCTGAATTGGCTCGATCAGCAGATCAAGAGCCTGATCAAAACCATCAATGAGCACATCGACTCTAACCCCGATCTGAAGGGGAAGCGCGAATTACTCGAGAGCATCCCCGGTATCGGGGAACGCACCATCGCCATTCTGCTCGCCTTCTATGCCGAGCCCAGCCGCTTCGCCAATAGCCGACAAGCCGTCGCCTTCGCCGGGCTCGACCCGCGCCGGCAGGAGTCCGGAACGAGCGTGAAAACCAAGCCGCGGCTGTCCAAAGTCGGCCATGCCTTCTTGCGCAAAGCCCTCTACATGCCGGCCATGGTGATCCTGTATAAGACCGCTTGGGGCCAGCCCTTCAAGAACCGGCTCGCGCTCTCGGGCAAGCCCGCCAAGCTCATCATCGGTGCCATGATGCGCAAGCTCCTCCAGGTCGCTTTCGGCGTCCTCAAGTCCGGAAAACCCTTCGATCCAGCACTCCATGGCACTTGA
- a CDS encoding polysaccharide pyruvyl transferase family protein, whose product MEKPASGTGVLTFHRCINYGSYWQARCLVEGLRSRGYPAVIVDHDSWRIRLAEWMCALRPVLPTPVPGTDYPLYALKLAKFVRTIASFQRSPRFDLDHPKVLDRFERVVVGSDEVWNLAHPWYGGCPLFFGVGIRARLVAYAASFGNYNASNGLDPIWADRLRAFDAISVRDQNSRDIIKNALGFEPELVLDPCLQFMPKPDGGWRGPVRPFVAVYGHNFSEAFGRAVRRWAESRGYLLLSLGYRNDWANRQWITAGPHDFAHAMARAAAVATNFFHGCAFALRYRKPFVCETSPYRATKIQNLMAWVNGQKHLVPPTAPPAAYDACLSEALDPNLLDRIELLRRKSDVYLDLALG is encoded by the coding sequence ATGGAAAAGCCTGCTTCCGGGACGGGCGTCCTGACCTTTCACCGCTGCATCAATTACGGCAGCTACTGGCAAGCCCGTTGCTTAGTGGAGGGACTTCGTTCGCGCGGGTACCCGGCCGTAATCGTCGATCACGATTCCTGGCGGATCAGACTCGCCGAATGGATGTGTGCGCTGCGCCCGGTCCTGCCCACGCCGGTCCCGGGCACGGATTACCCGCTCTACGCCCTGAAATTGGCCAAGTTCGTACGTACCATCGCCTCCTTCCAGCGCTCCCCGCGCTTCGATCTCGACCATCCGAAGGTCCTCGACCGGTTCGAACGGGTTGTGGTCGGAAGCGACGAGGTCTGGAATCTGGCCCATCCCTGGTATGGTGGATGCCCTTTGTTCTTCGGGGTCGGCATCCGGGCGCGGCTGGTTGCCTATGCGGCCAGTTTCGGAAACTACAATGCCTCGAACGGACTTGATCCGATCTGGGCGGACCGACTGCGCGCGTTCGACGCCATATCGGTTCGCGACCAGAACTCCCGCGACATCATCAAGAACGCTCTCGGCTTCGAGCCCGAACTGGTGCTCGATCCCTGTCTTCAGTTCATGCCGAAGCCGGACGGAGGCTGGCGCGGGCCGGTTCGGCCTTTCGTTGCGGTCTACGGGCACAATTTTTCCGAAGCGTTCGGCCGTGCGGTCAGGCGCTGGGCCGAATCCCGCGGCTATCTGCTGCTCAGCCTGGGTTACCGGAACGACTGGGCGAACCGCCAGTGGATCACCGCCGGGCCCCATGATTTCGCCCATGCCATGGCGCGTGCGGCCGCCGTGGCGACCAATTTCTTCCACGGCTGCGCATTTGCGCTCCGCTACCGCAAACCATTCGTCTGCGAAACCTCCCCTTATCGGGCCACCAAGATTCAAAACCTGATGGCCTGGGTCAACGGCCAAAAACACCTGGTCCCGCCGACGGCGCCGCCCGCCGCGTACGACGCTTGCCTGAGCGAGGCTCTGGATCCGAACCTACTCGACCGAATCGAGCTACTCCGCCGAAAGTCGGATGTCTATCTCGATCTGGCGCTGGGCTGA
- a CDS encoding glycoside hydrolase 5 family protein: MIEAVMLWNEPNNKSHWDFEIDRDWRLFAEMVNLAADALRAEHPRLPIVLGGISPIDPSFMERMKSFGVIRRMDAVAVHGFPLDWNHWQIHEWPEKLEEIRGIVDDKPIWISEVGVSSFGAEEVQEFGLKRTAELLLGMAPRIHWYSLYDLPRAWPATTRHREAEGSAYYRHFYMGLLREDGTPKPAFRHFCEYAPDMGLCQWFHFEDHRLDDAVRIMKDLGVTYLRTGLSWADRFRPDALAWFDRQMRALEPFRVTVTYCFTPEHRGINPHHTSPPQRMEEFAEFCVEMTRRYAR, encoded by the coding sequence ATGATCGAAGCAGTGATGCTCTGGAACGAACCCAACAATAAATCCCACTGGGATTTCGAGATCGACCGGGACTGGCGCCTCTTCGCCGAAATGGTGAATCTCGCGGCCGACGCCCTGCGCGCCGAACATCCGCGTCTCCCGATCGTGCTCGGCGGCATCTCGCCCATCGATCCCTCGTTCATGGAACGGATGAAAAGCTTCGGTGTCATTCGGCGCATGGATGCGGTCGCCGTCCACGGTTTTCCGCTGGACTGGAACCATTGGCAGATCCATGAGTGGCCCGAAAAGCTGGAGGAAATTCGCGGCATCGTCGACGACAAGCCGATCTGGATCTCCGAAGTCGGCGTCTCCAGCTTCGGCGCCGAGGAAGTGCAGGAATTCGGCCTTAAGCGAACCGCGGAACTGCTGCTGGGAATGGCGCCGCGAATCCATTGGTACAGCCTGTACGACCTGCCCCGAGCCTGGCCGGCGACGACCCGCCACCGCGAGGCCGAAGGTTCGGCCTATTACCGCCATTTCTACATGGGCCTGCTGCGGGAGGACGGCACGCCCAAACCGGCTTTCCGCCACTTCTGCGAGTACGCGCCGGACATGGGACTGTGCCAGTGGTTCCATTTCGAGGATCACCGGCTCGACGACGCGGTGCGGATCATGAAAGATCTGGGCGTCACCTATCTCCGCACCGGCCTGAGCTGGGCCGACCGATTCCGGCCCGACGCGCTCGCCTGGTTCGATAGACAGATGCGCGCGCTCGAACCCTTCCGGGTCACCGTGACCTACTGCTTCACCCCCGAGCACCGCGGCATCAATCCCCACCACACCAGTCCGCCGCAACGCATGGAGGAATTCGCCGAGTTCTGCGTCGAAATGACCCGGCGCTACGCTCGATGA
- a CDS encoding inositol-3-phosphate synthase, whose protein sequence is MHRKKVRTAVVGVGNCASSLVQGVEFYRKAKDGDAVPGLMHVNLGGYHISDIEFSAAFDVNVGKVGKDLSEAIFAEPNNTYRFREVPEIGVEVRRGVTLDGLGKYLRDVIEESPEPPADIAQVLRDTETDVLVSYLPVGAQKATEFYAEQALEAGCGMVNCIPVFIASDPRWRKHFEERSLPLIGDDVKSQVGATIVHRALANLFRERGVRLDRTYQLNFGGNSDFLNMLERERLESKKLSKTRAVTSQLDHALSDAEAHVGPSDYVPWLTDRKFCYIRLEGTTFGNVPLHGELKLEVWDSPNSAGVVIDAVRCVKLALDRGIGGALIGPAAWFMKSPPEQFTDAEARVRTEAFIRGKAPR, encoded by the coding sequence ATGCATCGCAAGAAGGTACGAACCGCCGTCGTCGGCGTAGGCAATTGCGCATCCTCGCTGGTCCAGGGTGTCGAGTTCTACCGCAAGGCGAAGGACGGCGATGCCGTCCCCGGTCTGATGCACGTCAACCTCGGCGGCTATCACATTTCCGATATCGAGTTTTCCGCCGCCTTCGACGTCAATGTCGGCAAGGTCGGCAAGGACTTGTCCGAGGCCATTTTCGCGGAGCCGAACAACACCTACCGGTTCCGCGAAGTCCCCGAAATCGGCGTCGAAGTCCGCCGCGGCGTCACGCTCGATGGCCTCGGCAAGTATCTCAGGGACGTCATCGAAGAATCGCCCGAACCGCCCGCGGATATCGCCCAGGTCCTCCGCGACACCGAAACCGACGTGCTCGTCTCCTATCTGCCCGTCGGCGCTCAAAAGGCTACCGAATTCTATGCCGAGCAGGCTCTCGAAGCGGGCTGCGGCATGGTCAACTGCATTCCCGTCTTTATCGCGTCCGACCCTCGCTGGCGGAAGCACTTCGAGGAAAGAAGCCTCCCCCTCATCGGCGACGACGTCAAATCGCAGGTGGGCGCTACCATCGTCCACCGGGCGTTGGCGAATCTTTTCCGCGAGCGCGGCGTCCGGCTGGACCGCACCTATCAGCTCAATTTCGGCGGCAATTCCGATTTTCTCAACATGCTCGAACGGGAACGGCTGGAATCGAAGAAGCTCTCCAAGACCCGCGCCGTGACCAGCCAGCTCGACCATGCCCTGTCCGACGCCGAAGCGCACGTCGGCCCCAGCGACTACGTGCCCTGGCTCACCGACCGCAAGTTCTGCTACATCCGGCTGGAAGGCACGACCTTCGGCAATGTGCCGCTGCACGGCGAACTCAAGCTGGAAGTCTGGGATTCGCCCAATTCCGCCGGCGTGGTCATCGACGCGGTGCGCTGCGTCAAGCTGGCGCTCGATCGGGGCATCGGCGGCGCGCTGATCGGACCGGCCGCCTGGTTCATGAAGTCGCCGCCCGAGCAGTTCACCGATGCCGAGGCCCGTGTCCGCACGGAGGCCTTCATACGCGGCAAGGCGCCGCGTTGA
- a CDS encoding IS110 family RNA-guided transposase: protein MPTFYLGIDVAKAKLDCALRLPNGKFRTKVIANSQDGFATLVTWLTGPEARNVHVCMEATGVYWEDVAQCLATQGFTVSVINPAPIKAYAASRLTRTKTDAVDARLIAEFCAERHPPPWQARSEAEIALRALVLRLDALQALRTQESNRLEVARDAVRTNIQEHLNWLDQQIKSLIKTINEHIASNPDLKGKRELLESIPGIGERTIAILLAFYAEPSRFANSRQAVGFAGLDPRRQESGTSVKTKPRLSKAGHAFLRKALYMPAMVILYKTAWGQPFKNRLALSGKPAKLIIGAMMRKLLQVAFGVLKSGKPFDPALHGT, encoded by the coding sequence ATGCCCACGTTTTATCTCGGAATTGACGTCGCCAAAGCCAAACTGGACTGCGCGTTACGCCTCCCCAACGGGAAGTTCCGAACCAAAGTCATCGCCAACTCCCAAGACGGGTTCGCCACCCTCGTCACTTGGCTCACCGGCCCAGAGGCACGGAATGTTCACGTGTGTATGGAAGCCACTGGGGTGTATTGGGAAGACGTCGCCCAGTGCTTGGCTACCCAAGGGTTCACTGTCAGCGTCATCAACCCCGCCCCAATCAAAGCCTATGCCGCTTCCCGCTTAACCCGGACCAAAACCGATGCCGTCGATGCGCGCCTCATCGCCGAATTTTGCGCCGAACGCCATCCGCCTCCCTGGCAGGCGAGAAGCGAAGCCGAAATCGCCTTGCGCGCGCTCGTGTTGCGTCTGGATGCGTTGCAAGCCCTGCGGACCCAGGAAAGTAACCGCCTGGAGGTCGCCCGGGACGCGGTGCGCACCAACATTCAAGAACACCTGAATTGGCTCGATCAGCAGATCAAGAGCCTGATCAAAACCATCAATGAGCACATCGCCTCTAACCCCGATCTGAAGGGAAAGCGCGAATTACTCGAGAGCATCCCCGGTATCGGGGAACGCACCATCGCCATTCTGCTCGCCTTCTATGCCGAGCCCAGCCGCTTCGCCAATAGCCGACAAGCCGTCGGCTTCGCCGGGCTCGACCCGCGCCGGCAGGAGTCCGGAACGAGCGTGAAAACCAAGCCGCGGCTGTCCAAAGCCGGCCATGCCTTCTTGCGCAAAGCCCTCTACATGCCGGCCATGGTGATCCTGTATAAGACCGCTTGGGGCCAGCCCTTCAAGAACCGGCTCGCGCTCTCGGGCAAGCCCGCCAAGCTCATCATCGGTGCCATGATGCGCAAGCTCCTCCAGGTCGCTTTCGGCGTCCTCAAGTCCGGAAAACCCTTCGATCCAGCACTCCATGGCACTTGA
- a CDS encoding histidine phosphatase family protein, whose translation MTTFLLIRHGAHRLGGDVIAGRTPGVYLSDLGWDQVRAMAERVARLSVSALYSSPAERTLETARHLSERLDLPVRVLESLNEIDFGDWTGKKLEELRRSDVFARWNAFRSGTRIPEGEAMIETQTRIVSEMLRLREDHPNDCIALVSHGDVIKAALAYFVAVPLDLFSRIEIGLASVSVVALLDHGPWVLCVNNTGSELPMPY comes from the coding sequence ATGACCACGTTTCTGCTGATCCGTCACGGCGCGCATCGCCTGGGCGGAGACGTCATCGCCGGCAGGACGCCGGGCGTGTATCTCAGCGACCTCGGCTGGGACCAGGTCCGCGCCATGGCCGAACGGGTCGCCCGTCTTTCCGTTTCCGCCCTCTACTCCAGCCCCGCCGAACGCACGCTGGAAACAGCCCGCCATCTGTCCGAACGGCTCGATCTTCCGGTTCGAGTGCTCGAAAGCCTCAACGAAATCGACTTCGGCGACTGGACCGGCAAAAAACTCGAAGAGCTCCGCCGCTCGGACGTTTTCGCCCGATGGAACGCTTTTCGCAGCGGCACGCGCATTCCCGAGGGCGAAGCCATGATCGAAACGCAGACCCGCATCGTCTCGGAAATGCTGCGCCTGCGCGAGGATCATCCGAACGATTGCATCGCCCTGGTGAGCCACGGCGACGTCATCAAAGCCGCCCTCGCCTATTTTGTGGCCGTGCCCTTGGACCTATTCAGCCGCATCGAGATCGGACTGGCCTCGGTCAGCGTCGTCGCCCTGCTCGATCACGGCCCCTGGGTGCTTTGCGTCAACAATACGGGTAGCGAATTGCCCATGCCCTATTAA
- a CDS encoding Coenzyme F420 hydrogenase/dehydrogenase, beta subunit C-terminal domain codes for MKLDRYGQYKPTGPAGWMRRKSREFARTCPFSPSAKNEDALAEALFPDADRHDSRLGRYRSAYVGYAADEGFRDHGSSGGLTSWVLAELLGTGRIDGAAHVVATDPRHDGLFFRYRISRTQDEIRAGAKSRYYPVELSEVLGIIHANPGRYAVVGIPCFIKAIQLLRRDSPILRERIRFTLGLFCGHMKSARFAESLAWQMGVPPEDVQGVEFRRKDPDRPANWYTAQLTLRDGQVAQKDWWHLADGDWGAGFFQNPACNFCDDVVAETADIGFGDAWVEPYSSDGRGTNVVIVRSPEMERLVKTGIEQGRLHLKPVDARFVEQTQAAGFRQRREGLAYRLSWRRPGVKPRKRVQPDSRGLSTRRKLIYRSRALITACSHRVFRFARLIRRPGLYIRWARLALTIYHGLAYSRGRLGAMIDRWE; via the coding sequence ATGAAACTCGATCGTTACGGCCAATATAAGCCCACGGGCCCTGCCGGCTGGATGCGCCGCAAATCTCGGGAATTCGCCCGAACCTGCCCCTTTTCGCCTTCCGCGAAAAACGAAGACGCGTTGGCCGAGGCGCTGTTTCCCGACGCCGACCGGCACGATTCGAGGTTGGGGCGATATCGGAGCGCCTACGTCGGTTACGCAGCCGACGAAGGTTTTCGAGACCACGGAAGCTCGGGAGGCCTGACCAGCTGGGTTTTGGCGGAACTGCTGGGCACCGGCCGGATCGACGGCGCGGCGCATGTCGTGGCCACGGACCCACGGCACGACGGACTATTCTTCCGTTATCGGATCTCGCGCACCCAAGACGAAATCCGGGCCGGCGCGAAGTCGCGCTATTATCCGGTGGAATTATCGGAAGTGCTCGGAATCATCCACGCAAATCCGGGACGCTATGCCGTGGTCGGAATCCCCTGCTTCATCAAGGCAATACAACTCCTCCGCCGCGACAGCCCCATACTTCGCGAACGCATTCGGTTCACCCTGGGGCTTTTCTGCGGCCACATGAAAAGTGCTCGTTTCGCGGAGAGCTTGGCCTGGCAAATGGGTGTTCCGCCGGAGGACGTCCAAGGTGTCGAATTCCGCCGCAAAGATCCCGATCGTCCGGCGAACTGGTATACCGCTCAATTGACGCTCAGAGACGGGCAAGTGGCGCAGAAGGACTGGTGGCATCTGGCGGACGGCGACTGGGGCGCCGGCTTCTTTCAGAATCCGGCCTGCAATTTCTGTGACGATGTGGTCGCGGAAACCGCGGATATCGGGTTCGGCGACGCCTGGGTGGAACCTTATTCGTCCGACGGCCGCGGCACGAACGTCGTCATTGTCCGCTCGCCGGAAATGGAACGGCTCGTGAAGACCGGAATCGAACAAGGCCGGCTGCACCTGAAACCGGTCGACGCCCGGTTCGTCGAACAGACCCAGGCCGCGGGTTTTCGCCAGCGCCGAGAGGGTCTCGCTTATCGGCTGAGCTGGCGGCGTCCCGGCGTGAAGCCGCGAAAACGTGTACAGCCGGACTCCCGCGGCTTATCCACCCGGCGCAAGTTGATTTACCGCTCGCGCGCCCTGATCACGGCGTGTAGCCATCGGGTATTCCGGTTCGCTCGTTTGATACGCAGGCCGGGGCTCTATATCCGCTGGGCACGTCTGGCATTGACGATCTATCACGGTTTGGCTTATTCACGGGGCAGGCTCGGAGCGATGATCGACCGATGGGAATGA
- a CDS encoding IS110 family RNA-guided transposase → MTFTPIGIDIAKAKFDAAALRNGKYKTKVFQNTPEGFKAFLAWLQAFPAPHVCLEATGRYGEGLALFLVDHGLAVSVVNPAQIHAFGKAELSRTKTDKTDAKLIARFCHSQRPLLWQPPPLAVRQLQALVRRLESLLEMRQMERNRLDGADPTVRPSIEAVLATLDAEIAATQTRIREHIDHDPDLRQRRDLLDTIPGLGNATIPVLLAALGDVHRFENARSVAAFAGLSPKEHQSGKWKGHTRLSKTGDALLRKALYMPAIVARRHNPLIRTFCERLKAQGKNGKLIVGAAMRKLLVLAYGVLKSGQPFNPNFALAS, encoded by the coding sequence ATGACGTTCACCCCCATCGGTATCGACATCGCCAAAGCCAAGTTCGACGCCGCCGCACTCCGCAACGGCAAGTACAAAACCAAGGTCTTCCAGAATACGCCCGAAGGGTTTAAGGCGTTCCTGGCCTGGCTGCAGGCCTTCCCAGCGCCCCACGTGTGTCTGGAGGCCACCGGCCGCTATGGTGAGGGCTTGGCCCTGTTCCTGGTCGACCACGGCCTCGCCGTCAGCGTGGTCAACCCCGCCCAAATCCACGCCTTCGGCAAAGCCGAACTGAGCCGCACCAAGACCGACAAGACCGATGCCAAGCTCATCGCCCGCTTCTGTCATAGCCAAAGACCTCTGCTCTGGCAGCCGCCTCCGCTGGCCGTGCGCCAATTACAAGCGCTGGTCCGTCGGCTCGAGAGCCTCCTCGAGATGCGGCAGATGGAACGCAACCGCCTGGACGGGGCCGACCCCACCGTACGCCCCTCCATCGAAGCCGTGCTCGCCACCCTCGACGCCGAGATCGCCGCGACCCAAACACGCATCCGGGAGCACATCGACCACGATCCGGACCTCCGCCAACGGCGTGACCTGCTCGACACCATTCCCGGCTTGGGCAATGCCACGATCCCGGTGCTGCTGGCCGCCCTGGGCGACGTTCACCGCTTCGAAAACGCGCGCAGTGTCGCCGCCTTTGCCGGCCTCTCGCCCAAAGAGCACCAGTCCGGAAAATGGAAAGGCCACACCCGTCTATCCAAAACCGGCGATGCCTTGCTCCGCAAAGCCCTTTACATGCCGGCCATCGTCGCCCGGCGCCATAACCCACTGATCCGCACCTTCTGCGAGCGCCTTAAAGCCCAAGGCAAGAACGGCAAACTCATCGTGGGCGCCGCCATGCGCAAGCTCCTCGTCCTCGCCTACGGCGTCCTTAAATCCGGTCAACCGTTCAATCCCAATTTTGCGCTTGCATCGTGA
- a CDS encoding PEP-CTERM sorting domain-containing protein: protein MKVETRKSTRSSVVLLPAFLAAMAEQPALAVSFAGLGDLPGGAFSSDAAGISADGKVVVGSSMSESGQTAFMWTASSGMVGLGVLGADSGGKLRSYANAVSADGSVVAGGTTSSASVSGTEAFVWSQATGMIGLGMLPGGSTSNATAITADGSAVIGYGSANGYTLESGIWRAGSGWTELGDLAGGQAYSYAWDASANGSVVVGIGNSGNLEAFRWTETGGMAGLGTPASATRSEAFGVSSDGGIVVGSFGTSTGKQAAYWTADEGWVGLGSLGHANSFATDVTDDGTMIVGTAMTYDVSTDTLDSIGLIWDSVNGTKNANEVLTDVYGLDLAGWLITAVTGVTADGSFLVGRGINPDGNQEAWIADLRTTPVPAPAAVWLFGTALPGLLVFGKCRKDSRGINFEGLSRS, encoded by the coding sequence ATGAAAGTCGAAACAAGAAAAAGCACCCGCTCATCTGTCGTATTGTTACCGGCCTTTTTGGCTGCAATGGCGGAACAGCCGGCGTTAGCCGTGTCGTTCGCAGGTCTCGGTGATTTGCCGGGTGGAGCATTCAGCAGCGACGCAGCGGGCATCTCCGCCGATGGGAAGGTCGTCGTTGGGTCGAGCATGTCGGAGTCGGGGCAAACCGCCTTTATGTGGACTGCCTCCAGCGGGATGGTCGGGCTGGGTGTGTTGGGTGCCGACTCGGGCGGCAAATTAAGAAGCTATGCCAACGCGGTTTCTGCCGATGGTTCGGTGGTCGCCGGCGGTACCACGTCGTCCGCCTCGGTGAGCGGAACGGAAGCCTTCGTTTGGAGCCAAGCGACAGGCATGATCGGCCTGGGAATGTTGCCGGGAGGCAGTACCTCGAACGCGACCGCCATCACCGCTGACGGCTCGGCCGTCATCGGCTATGGAAGTGCCAACGGCTACACCCTGGAGTCCGGGATCTGGCGCGCTGGTTCGGGATGGACGGAACTTGGCGATTTGGCCGGGGGGCAAGCCTATAGCTACGCTTGGGATGCGTCCGCCAACGGCTCGGTCGTTGTCGGCATCGGCAACAGCGGAAATCTGGAAGCTTTCCGTTGGACGGAGACCGGGGGGATGGCCGGGCTCGGAACGCCGGCCAGCGCCACGCGTAGCGAGGCGTTCGGCGTGTCGTCCGACGGCGGCATCGTTGTAGGAAGTTTCGGCACGTCGACGGGCAAGCAAGCCGCTTATTGGACGGCCGACGAAGGATGGGTGGGCTTGGGAAGTCTAGGCCATGCGAATAGCTTCGCTACCGATGTCACCGACGACGGTACGATGATCGTGGGAACCGCAATGACTTACGACGTTTCTACCGATACGCTTGATTCGATCGGCCTGATTTGGGACTCCGTAAATGGAACAAAGAACGCAAATGAAGTTTTGACCGACGTCTACGGTCTGGATCTCGCCGGATGGCTGATTACTGCGGTGACGGGGGTTACCGCCGATGGGTCATTCCTCGTCGGGAGAGGAATCAATCCGGACGGCAACCAGGAGGCCTGGATTGCCGATCTTCGAACCACGCCGGTTCCGGCTCCGGCTGCTGTCTGGCTGTTCGGCACCGCATTGCCCGGTTTACTCGTTTTCGGGAAGTGCCGTAAGGACAGCCGCGGGATAAATTTCGAAGGCCTCTCACGATCGTAA
- a CDS encoding TIGR04290 family methyltransferase, which yields MIEPTETDGTTVWTRERIERRIRELGEWFHNLDLGGISTAPNHFLGDYPAVKWRQFAAALPADLSGRSVLDIGCNAGFYAIEMKKRGAERVVGIDSDEAYLAQARFAAEVKGLDIEFRLLSVYDVAALGETFDLVIFMGVFYHLRHPLLALDLIHRHAARDLLLFQSMQRGSPEIEAVGRDYGFEQWEVFDRPGFPRMHFIEHRYAGDPTNWWIPNRACTEAMLRSAGFEILARPEQEVCVCRRTELNLEEWDHRAVYPSRGGNP from the coding sequence ATGATCGAACCCACCGAAACGGACGGGACCACCGTCTGGACCCGCGAGCGCATCGAGCGGCGCATCCGCGAGCTGGGCGAATGGTTCCACAATCTCGACCTCGGCGGCATAAGCACCGCCCCGAACCATTTCCTCGGCGATTATCCCGCCGTCAAGTGGCGGCAGTTCGCGGCCGCCCTTCCCGCCGATCTGAGCGGCCGGTCGGTGCTCGACATCGGCTGCAACGCGGGTTTCTACGCCATCGAGATGAAAAAGCGCGGCGCCGAGCGGGTCGTCGGCATCGACTCCGACGAGGCATATCTGGCCCAGGCGCGTTTCGCGGCCGAGGTCAAAGGGCTGGACATCGAATTTCGCCTTCTGTCCGTGTACGACGTTGCCGCTCTCGGTGAAACCTTCGACCTGGTGATCTTCATGGGCGTGTTCTATCACCTGCGCCATCCTTTGCTGGCGCTGGACCTGATCCATCGACACGCCGCCCGCGACCTTTTGCTGTTCCAGTCCATGCAGCGCGGCAGCCCGGAGATCGAGGCGGTGGGACGCGACTACGGCTTCGAGCAATGGGAGGTATTCGACCGTCCCGGTTTTCCCAGGATGCATTTCATCGAGCACCGCTATGCCGGCGACCCCACCAACTGGTGGATTCCCAACCGAGCCTGCACCGAGGCGATGCTGCGCAGCGCCGGCTTCGAGATTCTCGCCCGTCCCGAGCAAGAGGTCTGCGTCTGCCGCAGGACAGAGCTGAACCTGGAAGAGTGGGATCATCGGGCGGTCTATCCCAGCCGCGGCGGGAATCCGTAA